The DNA sequence ACGGCATCGATTTCGCCAAGGTGCAGTGGGTCCCGATGCCGCTGCCGGAAATGGGCGCCGCGCTGGCCCAGGGCAAGGTCGACGCCGCGTACCAGCCGGAGCCGTTCCTCACCCAGGCCGCCAAGCTCGCCGGCGCGTACCCGGTCGTCGACGCCGCCAGCGGGAGCACCCAGTCGTTCCCGCTGACCGGGTTCGGCGCCACCGGCAAATGGGTCCAGGACCACCCCCGGACGATGGCGGCGTTCCAGCGCGCGATGCTCAAGGCCACCCGCGACTCGGTGGACCGCGGCCGGATCGAGCCGCTGGTCGTGCGCAACGCCAAGGTGGACCAGGACATCGCGAGCCTGATGGTGATGCCCACGTTCGGCTCGACGCTGGACGCCCGGCGCATCCAGCGCGTCCCGGACCTGCTCCAGCAGCTGGGCATCATCCAGACGAAGGTCGACGCTTCGGAGATGATCGCGCCGCAGTCCGGTACCGGCTGATCCGGGTAATTCCACGACCGAAGGCGGGTGCGCACTCTGCGCACCCGCCTTCGGTCGTTTTGCGGACGTCGGCTCTTCCCCTCGCGGCCGTCCTTCGCGAAATTTTCGGACCGGCCCGGAAGATCCGGAAGTTGCCGGTTCGCACCTTGACACGGCCCGCGCCGCGCTCCACCCTCTTCATACCGACCGCGCGGTACGGACTGGTCCACATGGTGAGAACTAGAGGGGTCATCGATGACACTTCCCGGCGAGGGCCTGCTCGTGGTCGACGGCCTGACCGTGCGGTTCGGTGGTCTCACCGCGCTGCGCGACGTCCGGCTGAGCGTCGACGAAGGCACCGTCGTCGGCGTCATCGGGCCGAACGGTGCCGGCAAGACGACGCTCTTCAACGTCATCTGCGGCTTCGTCCGCCCCCAGTCCGGGCGCGTCCTCTGGCGGGGGACGCCCCTGATCCGGCACCGCCCCGAACACCTCGCCGGGCTCGGCATCGTCCGGACGCTGCAGGGCCTCGGCCTGTTCGCCGGGCTGACCGTGCTGGAGAACGTGCTGGCCGGCGCGGGCCGGCACGCTCGCACCGGGGTGCTCCCGGCGCTCGCCGGTGCCGGCCGCTCGGCCCGCGACGAGGCCGACCTCACCGAGCGCGCCCGCGCGACCCTCGGCGAGCTGGGGATCGCCGAGCTCGCCGACCGGCTGCCCGGCGTGCTGCCCTACGGCGTCCGGAAACGCGTCGCGCTGGCCCGCGCGCTGGTCGCGGAACCGGACCTGCTGCTGCTCGACGAACCCGCGAGCGGGCTCTCGGCCGCCGAGCTG is a window from the Amycolatopsis sp. NBC_00355 genome containing:
- a CDS encoding ABC transporter ATP-binding protein, which translates into the protein MTLPGEGLLVVDGLTVRFGGLTALRDVRLSVDEGTVVGVIGPNGAGKTTLFNVICGFVRPQSGRVLWRGTPLIRHRPEHLAGLGIVRTLQGLGLFAGLTVLENVLAGAGRHARTGVLPALAGAGRSARDEADLTERARATLGELGIAELADRLPGVLPYGVRKRVALARALVAEPDLLLLDEPASGLSAAELVELSTLILSLRRHMAVVLVEHHMDLVMQVCDRVVVLNFGEVIAAGSPAEIQADPRVAEAYLGDPAEEAPGA